From the Mangifera indica cultivar Alphonso chromosome 10, CATAS_Mindica_2.1, whole genome shotgun sequence genome, one window contains:
- the LOC123227354 gene encoding pentatricopeptide repeat-containing protein At4g33990-like, translating to MFRLAPIFKSGCFSRFLPLAKSCSPLFSVAANSPLLTSDNTKNDNAEIDLGVLFESCTKSHLLKCLHAFLVVSGKIQNIFISTKLVNHYANLGDVSFSCLTFDQISNKNVFTWNSMVSAYVRCGHFSEALDCFFHFLLTPGIRPDFYTFPPVLKACRDLVEVKKIHCSVLKLGFEWDVFVAASLLHMYAQFGLSDVAHKLFDDMPVRDRGSWNAMISSYCQSGNATEALDLLDKMRLEAVNMDSVTVASILSVCAQSGDIVTGMLIHLYVIKHGLEFNLFVSNALINMYAKYGDLEQARKVFDNMMVRNTVSWNSIISAYEQNNDPITACGFFNKMQRAGTEPDLLTLVSLASIVAQMNDHKNSLSIHGFTMRRGWLADDVVIGNAIVDMYTKLGVIESACSVFEGLPVKDVISWNTLITGYAQNGLASEAIEVYQRMEECNGIIPNQGTWVSLLLAYSHVGAVQQGMKIHGKVIKNCLYMDVSVATCLIVLYGKCGRLDDAISLFYQIPRGSPVSWNAIISCHAVHGHGEKAINLFGEMLDEGVKPNDITFVSLLSACSHSGLVSEGQSYFSMMQEEYGIRPHLKHYGCMVDLFGRAGKLEKAYDFIKSMPLHPDASVWGALLGACRIHGNIELGSFVSDRLFEVDSEDVGYYVLMSNIYANVGKWEGVDRVRSLARVKGLKKTPGWSSIEVNSKVDVFYTGNRTHPRCEEIYCELRNLTAKMKSFGYVPDYTFVLQDVEDDEKEHILTSHSERLAIAFGIISTPPKTSIRIFKNLRVCGDCHNASKFISQITEREIIVRDSNRFHHFKDGICSCGDYW from the exons ATGTTCAG ATTGGCACCGATCTTCAAAAGTGGGTGCTTTTCCAGATTCTTACCATTAGCTAAATCTTGTAGCCCATTGTTTTCAGTAGCTGCAAATTCTCCACTACTTACATCAGATAACACTAAAAATGACAACGCAGAGATTGACTTGGGTGTTTTATTTGAATCGTGCACCAAATCGCATCTTCTTAAGTGCCTGCATGCGTTTCTTGTGGTGTCGGGGAAGATCCAGAACATCTTTATCTCCACTAAGCTTGTCAATCATTATGCCAACCTTGGTGACGTCTCATTCTCTTGCCTCACTTTTGATCAGATCTCGAATAAGAATGTTTTCACATGGAATTCCATGGTTTCTGCATATGTTCGATGTGGCCATTTCAGCGAAGCTTTAGATTGTTTCTTCCATTTTTTGCTGACCCCTGGTATTCGACCTGATTTTTATACTTTTCCTCCTGTGCTGAAAGCCTGTAGAGATCTTGTTGAAGTGAAGAAGATACATTGCTCAGTTTTAAAGCTAGGTTTTGAATGGGATGTCTTTGTGGCTGCTTCCTTGTTACATATGTATGCCCAATTTGGCCTATCAGATGTTGCacataaattatttgatgatatgcCTGTCCGAGACAGGGGTTCTTGGAATGCAATGATTTCTAGTTATTGCCAAAGTGGGAATGCTACAGAAGCTCTAGATTTGTTGGACAAAATGAGATTGGAAGCAGTTAACATGGATTCAGTTACTGTTGCAAGTATTCTTTCTGTTTGTGCACAATCAGGTGATATTGTAACTGGGATgttgattcatttatatgttaTAAAACATGGGTTggaatttaatttgtttgtgtCCAATGCTTTGATCAACATGTACGCAAAATATGGTGACTTGGAGCAGGCACGTAAAGTTTTTGACAATATGATGGTGAGAAATACTGTTTCATGGAACTCAATAATTTCTGCATATGAGCAAAATAATGATCCGATTACTGCATGTGGATTCTTTAACAAGATGCAAAGAGCTGGAACTGAGCCCGACTTGTTGACATTAGTGAGCTTGGCTTCCATTGTTGCTCAGATGAATGATCATAAGAATAGTTTGTCAATACATGGATTTACAATGAGGAGAGGTTGGCTTGCGGATGATGTTGTAATCGGAAATGCAATTGTGGACATGTACACCAAGTTGGGTGTCATAGAGTCTGCATGTTCAGTTTTTGAAGGACTGCCTGTAAAGGATGTGATCTCATGGAACACTTTGATCACTGGCTATGCTCAAAATGGTCTTGCAAGTGAGGCAATTGAAGTCTACCAGAGGATGGAAGAGTGCAATGGGATAATTCCAAACCAAGGCACTTGGGTGAGCCTGCTACTAGCTTATTCCCATGTAGGAGCCGTGCAACAGGGGATGAAAATTCATGGCAAGGTGATTAAGAATTGCCTATACATGGATGTCTCTGTGGCAACTTGCCTTATTGTCTTGTATGGAAAATGTGGGAGATTGGATGATGCTATATCTTTATTCTATCAAATTCCAAGAGGGAGTCCAGTTTCCTGGAATGCCATAATATCCTGTCATGCAGTACATGGGCATGGTGAGAAGGCAATAAATCTATTCGGAGAAATGCTGGACGAGGGAGTGAAACCAAATGATATAACCTTCGTATCGTTGTTATCAGCATGTAGTCATTCAGGTTTGGTTAGTGAGGGTCAATCATATTTCAGCATGATGCAGGAAGAGTATGGGATCAGGCCTCATTTGAAGCATTATGGCTGCATGGTTGATTTGTTTGGTCGGGCTGGGAAACTAGAAAAGGCATATGATTTTATCAAAAGTATGCCTCTACACCCTGATGCTTCTGTGTGGGGTGCTCTACTTGGTGCCTGCCGGATACATGGAAACATTGAGTTGGGTTCATTTGTTTCAGATCGTTTATTTGAAGTTGATTCGGAAGATGTTGGCTACTATGTTCTGATGTCAAATATTTATGCAAATGTTGGGAAATGGGAAGGAGTTGATAGAGTGAGATCACTGGCTAGAGTCAAAGGACTGAAGAAGACACCTGGGTGGAGTTCTATAGAAGTGAACAGTAAGGTTGATGTGTTCTATACTGGGAATCGAACTCATCCAAGATGTGAAGAAATATATTGTGAGTTGAGGAATTTAACTGCAAAAATGAAGAGCTTCGGTTATGTTCCAGATTACACTTTTGTATTACAAGATGTTGAAGACGATGAGAAGGAACACATCCTCACAAGTCATAGCGAGAGACTAGCAATCGCATTTGGAATCATAAGCACCCCTCCTAAAACCTCCATCCGAATATTCAAGAACTTACGTGTTTGTGGCGATTGTCACAATGCGTCGAAATTCATATCACAAATTACTGAGAGGGAGATAATCGTCAGGGACTCAAATCGTTTTCATCACTTCAAAGATGGAATTTGTTCTTGTGGAGACTATTGGTGA
- the LOC123228071 gene encoding bZIP transcription factor 46-like: MGSYMNFKNSADASHGGIKPQGNFPLARQPSVYSLTFEEFQNTWGGLGKDFGSMNMDELLKNIWTAEESQAMTSSAVAGVEGSMPSGNLQRQGSLTLPRTLSQKTVDEVWKDLMKETGGGARYASGGDGSNASNVPQRQPTLGEMTLEEFLVRAGVVREDTQQILARPDNVGLFANNANIGLALGFQQPSRDNGLLGNRVIENNNSVSGQLRGLAPNVRGVISSQQPQQLQQHHYQPPQQQSLFPKQATVAFASPVNLMNTTQLTGTSPGARGPVFRSANPSMTNNLVQSCALQSACGLKSGGLGVAGLGTGGVTVATGSPASQVSPDVITKSSAESLSPVPYVIGRGRRSTALEKVVERRHRRMIKNRESAARSRARKQAYTLELEAEVAELKEANKELQKKQAEILTVQKDELLEKMKMHYGGRRQYLRRTLTGPW; the protein is encoded by the exons ATGGGATCTTACATGAACTTCAAAAACTCTGCTGATGCCTCACATGGTGGGATAAAACCACAAGGGAATTTCCCATTGGCTCGGCAACCTTCAGTTTACTCATTGACCTTTGAAGAGTTTCAAAACACTTGGGGTGGGCTTGGAAAGGATTTTGGGTCTATGAACATGGATGAGCTTCTGAAGAACATTTGGACGGCTGAAGAGAGTCAAGCTATGACTTCTTCAGCTGTTGCTGGTGTAGAAGGAAGTATGCCTAGTGGGAATTTGCAAAGACAAGGATCGTTAACTTTGCCTCGAACATTGAGTCAAAAGACTGTCGATGAAGTTTGGAAAGATTTGATGAAAGAAACTGGTGGTGGTGCTAGGTATGCGAGTGGTGGTGATGGCAGCAATGCATCAAATGTGCCGCAAAGGCAACCAACTCTGGGGGAGATGACATTGGAGGAGTTTTTGGTGAGAGCCGGAGTAGTGCGAGAGGATACTCAACAGATTCTTGCAAGACCAGATAATGTTGGACTTTTTGCAAATAATGCCAATATCGGTTTAGCTCTTGGGTTTCAGCAGCCAAGTAGAGACAATGGGCTGCTGGGTAATCGTGTAATAGAGAACAACAATTCAGTTTCTGGCCAGCTTCGTGGTTTAGCACCGAATGTACGTGGAGTCATATCCTCACAGCAACCACAGCAGCTGCAACAACATCATTATCAACCTCCACAGCAGCAGTCGCTCTTTCCCAAGCAAGCAACCGTGGCCTTTGCGTCTCCAGTGAATTTAATGAACACAACACAGCTTACCGGAACTTCTCCAGGAGCGAGGGGTCCTGTTTTCAGATCTGCGAACCCCTCTATGACTAACAATTTAGTTCAGTCTTGTGCGCTGCAGAGTGCTTGTGGACTGAAGAGTGGAGGATTGGGCGTGGCTGGTTTAGGTACTGGGGGTGTCACAGTTGCAACGGGGTCTCCTGCTAGTCAGGTCTCTCCAGATGTGATTACAAAGAGTTCTGCTGAGTCTTTGTCACCAGTTCCTTATGTGATTGGCCGGGGCAGAAGAAGCACTGCCCTGGAGAAAGTAGTTGAGAGGAGGCACAGAAGAATGATAAAGAACAGAGAGTCAGCTGCTAGATCAAGGGCTCGCAAGCAG GCCTATACATTGGAACTGGAAGCAGAAGTTGCTGAACTTAAGGAAGCAAACAAAGAGTTGCAGAAGAAACAG GCGGAAATATTGACAGTGCAGAAAGATGAG CTTttggagaaaatgaaaatgcacTACGGAGGTAGGAGGCAATACCTGAGGAGGACACTGACAGGTCCTTGGTAA
- the LOC123228070 gene encoding methylcrotonoyl-CoA carboxylase beta chain, mitochondrial-like, whose translation MLRALARSTAASVLNSNSFELLQRRQLCSLNVLADGLDRNSEAFVTNSKIMEGLIAQLHSHIEKVLEGGGVEAVKRNMSRNKLLPRQRIDRLIDPGSSFLELSQLAAHELYGEPLPSGGIITGIGPVHGQLCMFVANDPTVKGGTYYPITVKKHLRAQEIAAQCKLPCIYLVDSGGAFLPKQAEVFPDRDGFGRIFYNQATMSAEGIPQIALVLGSCTAGGAYIPAMADESVMVKGNGTIFLAGPPLVKAATGEEVSAEDLGGAAVHCKTSGVSDYFAQDELHGLSLGRNIIKNLHMAGTPGMINGFQSINTDFKEPLYDVKELRSIAPADLKQFFDIRSIIARIVDGSEFDEFKKLYGTTLVTGFARIFGQPVGIIGNNGILFNESALKGAHFIELCTQRKIPLVFLQNITGFMVGSKSEANGIAKSGAKMVMAVSCAKVPKVTIIVGGSFGAGNYAMCGRAYSPTFMFLWPNARISVMGGAQAAGVLAQIEKANKKKQGVQWTTEDEQKFKANVVEAYEREGSAYYSAARLWDDGIIDPADTRKVIGFCISASLNRPAEDTKYGVFRM comes from the exons atgctGAGAGCGTTAGCCCGGAGTACAGCAGCTTCagttttaaactcaaattcatttgaGCTTCTTCAAAGACGGCAGTTGTGTAGTCTAAATGTCCTTGCCGATGGCCTGGATAGGAATTCTGAAGCTTTTGTCACAAACTCCAAGATTATGGAAGGTTTGATCGCCCAACTCCACTCCCATATTGAAAAG GTTCTTGAAGGAGGAGGAGTTGAGGCTGTTAAGAGGAATATGAGTAGGAACAAGCTCTTGCCTAGGCAAAGAATTGATCGCCTTATTGATCCTGGCTCTTCTTTTCTCGAGCTTTCCCAG CTTGCTGCACATGAATTATATGGAGAGCCATTACCATCTGGTGGAATAATCACGGGAATAGGTCCTGTTCATGGACAACTTTGCATGTTTGTTGCTAATGACCCAACTGTTAAGGGAGGAACCTATTATCCCATCACTGTCAAGAAGCATCTTAGGGCACAAGAGATTGCCGCACAATGCAAATTACCATGTATATATCTTGTGGACAGTGGAGGTGCTTTCCTTCCCAAGCAGGCTGAAGTCTTCCCTGACAGGGATGGTTTTGGGagaattttttataatcaagCCACAATGTCTGCTGAAGGCATCCCTCAAATTGCTCTGGTATTAGGCTCTTGCACTGCTGGGGGTGCTTATATTCCTGCCATGGCTGATGAAAGTGTAATGGTTAAAGGAAATGGTACCATATTTTTAGCTGGACCCCCACTTGTAAAG GCTGCTACAGGAGAGGAAGTCTCTGCTGAGGATTTGGGGGGTGCAGCTGTTCATTGTAAAACATCAGGGGTTTCTGATTATTTTGCTCAAG ATGAACTGCATGGACTTTCTCTTGGGAGGAATATCATCAAGAACTTGCACATGGCTGGGACACCAGGAATGATTAACGGATTCCAAAGCATTAATACTGATTTTAAAGAACCATTGTATGATGTAAAGGAGCTTCGTTCCATAGCACCAGCAGACCTCAAGCAGTTTTTTGATATCAGATCAATTATTGCTCGCATTGTTGATGGAAGTGAATTTGATGAATTCAAGAAACTGTATGGCACT ACCCTTGTGACAGGATTTGCTAGAATCTTTGGACAACCTGTGGGAATTATTGGAAACAATGGGATATTATTCAATGAGTCTGCTTTAAAAGGGGCTCATTTCATTGAACTTTGCACTCAACGTAAAATTCCTTTGGTCTTTCTTCAGAATATTACTGGATTTAtg GTTGGCTCAAAATCTGAGGCAAATGGTATTGCAAAGTCTGGAGCAAAAATGGTGATGGCAGTTTCATGTGCAAAG GTACCAAAAGTTACGATAATAGTTGGTGGAAGTTTTGGTGCTGGAAATTATGCAATGTGCGGCCGTGCATATAGTCCAACTTTCATGTTTCTTTGGCCAAATGCCAGAATATCTGTGATGGGTGGCGCTCAG GCTGCCGGTGTGCTCGCTCAAATAGAAAAGGCCAACAAGAAGAAACAAGGAGTTCAG TGGACAACTGAGGATGAGCAGAAATTCAAGGCAAACGTTGTCGAGGCTTATGAGAGAGAAGGAAGTGCTTATTACTCAGCGGCAAGACTCTGGGATGATGGAATCATTGATCCAGCTGACACAAGAAAAGTAATTGGTTTCTGCATTTCTGCTTCTTTGAACCGCCCTGCAGAAGATACCAAATATGGTGTATTTAGAATGTAA
- the LOC123228073 gene encoding thioredoxin M3, chloroplastic-like isoform X2 has protein sequence MASATSSSASSHLATPRVFSFPSRNLSPSANAISFPFRLLPKRATLKTRNAPLPLKILCMREPKVVTKDSWEKLILNSDIPVLVEFYASWCGPCRMVHRVIDEIAGEYTGKLKCYMLNTDTDLQIAEEYEIKAVPVVLLFKNGVKRETVVGTMPKDFYVSAIERVIQP, from the exons ATGGCTTCTGCtacttcttcttctgcttcttcccATTTGGCTACTCCACGTGTCTTTTCGTTTCCTTCTCGTAATCTCAGCCCCAGCGCCAATGCAATCTCCTTTCCCTTTCGTTTGCTCCCCAAAAGGGCAACTCTCAAGACCCGAAACGCGCCTCTTCCACTTAAGATACTGTGTATGCGTGAACCTAAAG TGGTCACAAAAGACTCATGGGAGAAGTTGATTCTGAACAGTGACATACCTGTTCTGGTTGAATTTTATGCGAGTTGGTGTGGGCCTTGCCGGATGGTCCATAGAGTAATTGATGAGATTGCTGGAGAGTATACTGGGAAACTTAAATGCTATATGCTCAACACAGACACTGACTTGCAAATTGCTGAGGAATATGAAATCAAGGCTGTACCTGTTGTCTTGCTGTTTAAAAATGGAGTTAAACGTGAAACCGTGGTTGGAACCATGCCAAAGGATTTCTATGTCTCTGCTATTGAGAGGGTTATCCAGCCATAA
- the LOC123228073 gene encoding thioredoxin M3, chloroplastic-like isoform X1 produces the protein MASATSSSASSHLATPRVFSFPSRNLSPSANAISFPFRLLPKRATLKTRNAPLPLKILCMREPKAAVVTKDSWEKLILNSDIPVLVEFYASWCGPCRMVHRVIDEIAGEYTGKLKCYMLNTDTDLQIAEEYEIKAVPVVLLFKNGVKRETVVGTMPKDFYVSAIERVIQP, from the exons ATGGCTTCTGCtacttcttcttctgcttcttcccATTTGGCTACTCCACGTGTCTTTTCGTTTCCTTCTCGTAATCTCAGCCCCAGCGCCAATGCAATCTCCTTTCCCTTTCGTTTGCTCCCCAAAAGGGCAACTCTCAAGACCCGAAACGCGCCTCTTCCACTTAAGATACTGTGTATGCGTGAACCTAAAG CTGCAGTGGTCACAAAAGACTCATGGGAGAAGTTGATTCTGAACAGTGACATACCTGTTCTGGTTGAATTTTATGCGAGTTGGTGTGGGCCTTGCCGGATGGTCCATAGAGTAATTGATGAGATTGCTGGAGAGTATACTGGGAAACTTAAATGCTATATGCTCAACACAGACACTGACTTGCAAATTGCTGAGGAATATGAAATCAAGGCTGTACCTGTTGTCTTGCTGTTTAAAAATGGAGTTAAACGTGAAACCGTGGTTGGAACCATGCCAAAGGATTTCTATGTCTCTGCTATTGAGAGGGTTATCCAGCCATAA